The following nucleotide sequence is from Vulpes lagopus strain Blue_001 chromosome 1, ASM1834538v1, whole genome shotgun sequence.
ggaatgactagatgatataaaaaataaaactaaggaaaataatgaagctgaaaaagaagaagaaaataaaactattagatcatgaaggtagacttagggaactcagcaattccataaaGCCAAATAATATCTATatcataggaatcccagaagaagagcaggaaaaaagggcaaaaggtttatttgaacagattatagctgagaactaatctgaggaaggaaacaggcattttggtccaagagacacagagaattccctaaaaaaaaaaccaaaacaacaacaacaacaacaacaaaaccaagtTAACACCACAACCTATCTAGTGAAACCtgtaaaatacaaagataaaaacataATTCTGAAAGCACCTCAAGAaagtcctgggatgcctgggtggctcagtggttgagcatctgcctttggctcagggtgagatcttggaatcccaggattgagtcccgtgttgggctccttgcatggagcctgcttctcctccctctgcctgtgtctctgcctctctttctgtgtcgctcatgaataaataaataaaatcttaaaaaaagagagagagaagttctTATCCTACAACGTATTTGAGACCTTATTCTTATACTTAAGAATGGTGGCAGACCTGTCCACAAAGACCAGGCAGGCCACAAAGGACAGGCCTGATATACTCAGTGTGCTAAATGGGACAAATATGCAGCtgagaatactttatctagcaaggctgtcattcagaatagaaggaaaaataaagagtttccaagacaagcaaaactaaaggagtttgtgaacactaaaccagctctgcaagaaatattaaaggggacccttgGAGCAGGAGAGACCAAGAGCAACAAAGACTAGAGAAGAACAGAAACAATTTACaggaacagtgactttacaggtaatataatggcactaaattcatatctttcaataattactctgaatgtaaatggactaaatgctccaaacaaaagacacaggttcaggagaatggatttaaaaaaaaagactcattgatatatgctgcttacaagagccTTGTTTTATACCTAAAGACACTTCCAGATTGAAACTAAGAGAATAGAAAAcgatttatcatgctaatggacatcaaaagaaagctggagtagccatctAGCCAACCTAgccaaattagattttttttttccaaattagattttaaaccaaagactgtaggtgaagaagggcactatatcataataaaagggtctatctaacaattgtaaatatttatgcccctaacttaGGAGCAGCcaaaaatataaaccaattaataataaacttaaagaaactcattgataataatataataaaagtaggGAACTTTAAGATCCCACTCaaagcaatggacagataatatAAGttgaagatcaacaaggaaacaaaggcttttaATGACAcaatggaccagatggacttaaaaagatatatttagagCATTTTATCCTAGAGCAGCAGAATACCCATTCTTTTTGAGTACATATGGAACTTTCTTCAGGATAGACCACatagtgggtcacaaatcaggcctcaaccagCACCAAAAAGACTGGGATCATACCATTCATagtttcagaccacaatgctatgaatgctatgaaacttgaagtcaaccacaagaaaacatTTGGGAAGACCACAAATGGAGGTTAAGGAACATCCTAGaagatagaaggaacatacctcaacatcataaatgccatatatgaaagactcaCACACAGCTAATGTCATGCtctgtgggcagcccgggtggctcagcagtttagtgctgccttcagcccagggtgtgatcctggagacccgagatcgagtcccatgtcaggctccctgcatggagtcttcttcttctgcctatgtctctgcctctctctctctctctctctctctctctctctgatgaataaataaataaataaaatctttaaaaaaaataatatcatgcTTTATGAAGCAAAAcagctttccccctaaggtccGGAACAAGATGGGAATcgccactctcaccattgttgtTCAACACTGTcttagaagttctagcctcagcattcagagaacaaaaagaaataaaaggcatacaaactggcaaggaagaagtcaaactttcactctttgcatacaacatgatactctatgtagaaaacccaaaagaccccaacaaaaaactgctagaactgatataggaattcagcaaagttgcaggatataaaatcaacacatagaaagaagtctgttgcatttctatacaccaataatgaagtagcagaaagagaaatcaaggaattgatctcatttacaattgtacccaaaaccataagatacctaggaataaacctaaccaaaaaggtaaaagatctgtactctgaaaactacagaacacttatgaaagaaattgaggaagacacaaaggaatGGGAAAACATCccacactcatggattggaagaacaaatattcttaaaatgccTATAGTTCCCAAAggaatctatacattcaatgtaatacctatcaaaatgacaccagtatttttcacagagctagaacaaacaattctaaaatctgtatggaaccagaaaagactctgaatagccaaagtaatgttgaaaaagaagagcttgtttccctctcttcttttattgttttctccctttccatatgtttatctgttttctttcttaaattccacataagtggTATcatataacatttcttttttattttaaagatttttatttatttatttattcatttgagacacagagagggagagacagaggcagagacacaggcagagggagaagcaggctccatgcaagagcctgatgtgggactcgatccagggtctccaggatcaggccctgggctgaaggtggcgctaaaccactgagccatctgggctgcctgACATTTGTCTTTAAACAagccataagtgactcttaatgacagagaacaaatAGGGTTGATGGTGGGAGCTGGTGGGGATAGGCTAAATGGGTggtgggtattaaagagggcacttgtgatgagtactgagtgttgcatgtgagtgatgaatcacttaattctattcctgaaaccaatatttcaCTACATGTTAACtgacaacatttatttatttaattttttaaaaagatttttaaaaaactcatttgagagagagacacacagaaagagcacaagcagggggagagggagaggaagaagcagactctctgctgagctgggagcctaatgtggggctcgatcccaggactggagattgtgacctgagccaaaggcagaaacttgaccacctgagtcacccaggtgccccccaaaatttttaaattaaaaaaaagaagaagaaaaagaagagcaaagtgggaggcatcacaattctggacttcaagctctattacaaagctgtaataatcaagacagcatggtatttccacaaaaacagacatacagatcaatggaacagagcagaaaacacagaaatgaactCATGactatatagtcaactaatcttcaacaaagcaggaatgaatatccaatggaaaaaagactgtctcttcaaatggtgctgggaaaattggacagccacatgcagaagaatgaaactggaccactttctaacaccatacacaaaaatagattctaaatggattaaagacctaagtgtgagacaggaatccatcaaaatcctagagaagaacacaggcatcAATTTCTTTGATCAAAGCTGCAACAGCTTCTTATTAGACACATGTCCAGAGGTAAggaaaacacaagcaaaaatgaactattgggacttcatcaataaaaaaaaaaaaaaaagcttttacacagcaaaggaaataatcaacaaaactaaaagcctatgaaatgggaaaagatatttgcaaatgacatattcaataaagggttagtattcaaaatctataaataacttataaaacttaatacccccaaaatttaaaagtccagttaagaaatgggcagaaggggatccctggatggctcagtggtttagcacctgccttcggcccagggtgtgaacctggagtcccgggatcgagtgccacatcaggttccctgcattaagcctgtttctccctctgcctatgtctctgcctctctctctctctctctctgtgtctctcatgaataaataaataaaatcttaaaaaaaaaaagaaatgggcagaagacagaatAGATACTTCTCttaagaagacataaaaatgactaacagacacatgaaaaaatgctcaacatcattcatcatcagggaaatacaaatcaaaaccaccttacacctgttagaatggctaaaatttgcAACTCAGGAAACagtagatgttggcaaggatgtggagaaaggggaactgtcttacagtgttggtggcaatgcaaactgatgtagccactctggaaaaactatatggtggttcctcaaaaagttaaaattaaaactacctacaacccagcaattgcactaagggtatttatccaaaggatacaaaaatagttatTCAAagaggcacatgcaccccaattttATAACAGAACTAcatacaatagccaaaacatgggaagagcccaaatgcctatcaactgatgagtggataaagatgatgtgatatgtatatatatgtatatacatatacatatacatatatacacatacatacacacacatatatatatacacacacacatacatataaaattatattttagttatgAAAAGATCAATATGGCTGCAATGTACATAAAGGATCAAAAATGGGTTTGAGTAGGTAAGTAGTAAACCAGTTAGAAACCACTGCAGAgttaaaagcaagaaataacagCAAGTTGAACTAAAGTGATAGTAGTGGAGATGCAGAGAAGTAGAtgaatttgagaaatattaaggaggTAAAATAAACAGAACTTGATGAAAGATTGACTACACtgtaaaaatgaagatgaaataaatcgTTGCATACCATTAGGCTTCTAGATTGCATAATTAGATGAATCCTACCTTTCTCTAAGAGGAAACAGTGAGCCAATGATTATAAGTTGGTTTTGGGCAAAGTGAACTTGGGATGCCTTTATTAAAAGATGGTGTTGGACCTACCTGTTTCCAGAGCTCAGAGGTCTGGGTTGGAGATGCAGATTTATAAGCTATCTATATGTAAGTATTAATTATAGCAGAAATATGGAGGAGGTTATCTAGGGAAATAATgtggagtaaaaagaaaaaaagatctagaaTTAAGGCTTGATGAACTCCACCTCTAATGACTGAGTAGAATATTCTAAACTGCCAAAGGATAGAGAGAAAAGTATCTAGAGAGATAGGAGAAAAACCAGTAAGACATTATGTCACAGAGTCAAAAGAAAAGGAGTAATTCAACAAAAAGGTAATGATTAATCATAGTATCAAATGAATAAGAGTTTTTCTCTTTATCCAAATTTTAGATCATAATTGCTACGATGACACTGTGAGTTCTTACTTTTCTAATTACTCATGTTTTTATATACTTACTTAAAGTATTCATCAGAAGGCCACTGTGGTCATGAGATCTATTCTGGCTGTCATCCATATAAGGAATCCTACCCTGTGGCATGGCAGACATGGCAGGATGTCCCGAGACATAATTCCCTGGATCAGAAGGAGAGGATCTGCATTCCTCATCATCTGAGTCACTGGAACTATCCTCACTGCTTGAAGATGATGAACTTCTGGAATCCGATGAACTATCACAACTACTCATCTGGTCCATTAGGCtagcttctgccttcagttctgaaaataaatcagaaattaactgataggttaaataaaatcaaatataaataataaataaaattggaatgtGTTAGCTTCTAACTGTtgaggaatgaatgaaattaaacatacatttagagcatttaaatcattttatttaaagagcttCTTATGGGGcacctgtgggtggctcagtcagttaagcgtctgcctttggtcatgatcaggtcatgatcccaggggtcctggggttgagccccacatgggactccctgctcagtggggagcctgcttcttcctttctttctgccccttcccctctaaCTTGTGTGtacccacactctctctctctcaaataaataaataaaatctttaagaaaaaaaagctccCCTACCATTAAAAGACATAGGCAATGCTTAAATCTAAATACTAcatttattatatcattatacttaaatatttatatatttcaaataaaataaagaatgtaaaaaattgaaactgtaaaaattaaaatctatttaggTAGAAACCATCCTCCAATTCCTTCCTCTTACTCTCCCAATTCATAAAAGGCAATGCAATATGTAcagatgaatttcttttttttttttccggcttTTTTGACCTGCAATTGACataagtatttatatttacaGTGTACCAACAGGCTCCTGGCCCCAGTATAAGTGGCTCAACCTGAGAATATACTTCCTCTTGAACCAAGAATCTGGACATTCAATGTGAGCAGTTGAGTGACCCTGGATGGAGAGAGGTCCCATCTCTGATTGAGCAGTTTAAGGTGGTCAGGCTGGACAATGGAGGCCTCACAGAAGTATGCTGCAAGCATAGCAGCTCTGCTCTCTGGGCCAACCCTTCCCTGACAGAGTTTAGCCTTTGCACCAAAGAGCGGGGTGATGCCTGTATGTACCTAgtgctccagggcctgcagaGCCTCACCTGCGAGATACAGAAGCTCAGTCTCCAGAACTGCTGTCTGATGAAGGCTGGCTGTGGGGCCCTGCCCTGTATGCTGCACTCAGTGCCCATCCTGCATGAACTGCATCTCAGCGAGTGACAATCTGCTGATAGATGCTGGCTTGTAGCTGTTCTGCAAAGATCTCCTGGACTCCTGCTGCTACTTCAGCTGGAGTACTGCAACCTGACAGCTGCCAGTTGTGAGCCCTTAGCTGTGGTGTTCAAAGGCCAAGCAGCATTCAAGGAACTCATACTGAACAACAGCGACATCTGCCAGGCTGGTGTCTGAGTGCTGTACCAGGGCCTGGCAGACTCTGCCTGCCAGTGGAGATGGTCAAGCTGGAGAACTGCTGCCTCACATGGGCCCACGGTAAGGACCTGTGTGGTATTGTGACCTCCAATGTTTCACTGCAGGTGCTGGGCCTGGGTGACAAGCTGTGCCCCAAACTGCTATACCCCAGCTCCTGACTCAGGAACCTGTGGTTCTAAGATGTAACATCACAGCTAGAAGTTGCAGAGACCTTTGCTGCATCCTTAGGGCCAAGGAGAGCCTGAAGAGTCGAACCTAGTGGGGCAATGTCCTGGGGGGGCGAGAGTGCCTGGCTGCCATGTGAGAGTCTTTGGGAGACTGGCTGCCAGCTGCAGTACCCATGGGTAAAGTCCTGCAGCTTATGGCCATCTGCTATCACCACTCTGGTACCATGTTGATCCAAAACAGGATCTCTTGAGCTGCAGATGAGCAACAACAAGCTGGGGGATTCTAGAGTCCAGGGACTCCGCCAAGGCCTGTGCTAGCCCGGCACCATACTGGGAGTGCCCTGGCTGGGGGAATGCGACATGACCAACAGTGGCCACAGCAGCCTGACCTTGCTCCTGCTGGCCAACCTCAGCCTATATAAGCAGGACTTCAGGCAACAACTACTGGAACCTATACGCCATCTACTGgatgaaggagacagagaattgTGTGCCAAGCCTGAAGTTCATCTCAGGAGTAGCTCCCTGCCCCAGCTTCTGAAGCTCTCCTGACAGGACCTACTCCGCAGGTAACTGACTGCTCCTAGGGTTCTCACTCTGTGTGTCCTAGCTTTAACTGAACAGAAACACTCAGACCAACTAACTTCTGGGAgaaaattttagacattttataattattaaatatttttttatttttcacaggaaGAAACAAATCCAAAATGTACAACTTAATGCTCtgatatacattgtgaaatgattgcgataatcatgtttttctttagattttatttatttattcatgagagacacagagagaggcagagatataggcagagggaccagcaggctccacacagggagcccagtgtgggactagatcccaggaccccaggatcacaccctaagccgaaggcagacactcaaccaatgagccacccaggcgtcccatgacaATCATGTTAATTAACATCATCTCATAGTTtccatttatgtatgtgtatgtgtatgtgtgtgtgtgtgatgggaatATATAAGATCTGCTGTCTTAGCAAATTTAGACACCGtattactggcacaaaaatagacacatagatcaatagaacagaatagaaaacccagaaatgaactcatAACGTCGACAAAGCATGAAATAgtatccagtgggaaaaaagacagtctttacaacagtgttggaaaaattggacagcaacatgcagaaaaatgaaactggaccattttcttacaccatacacaaaaatgaatgttaagtagattaaagacctaagcaTGAGACATGAAACCGTTAAAATCtgagaggagaacacaggcagtaacctctttgacattggccatagcaacttcttactagatacgtctcctaagggaagggaaacaaaagcaaaaataaactattaggactttgtcaaaataaaaagcttctgcacagcaaaggaaacaataaaactgaaaggcaacctgtggaatcagagaagatagttgcaaataacatatctgataaagggttagtatccaaaatatataaagaacttattaaactcaacacccccaaaacaataatccaattaaatatcaggcagaagacatgaatagacatttttctaaagaagacatgcagatggctaacagacccatgaaaagatattcaacatcattcatcatcagggaaatacaaatcaaaactacagtgagacctcatacctgtcagaatggctaaaattaacaccacaggaaacaacagttattggtaaggatgtggagaaaggggaaccctttacagtgttggtgggaatgcaaactggtgcagccactctggaaaacagtatggaggttcctcaagaagttaaaaatagagctaccctagatccagcaattgcattactaggtatttacccaaaggatacaaaaatactgatttgaaggggcacatgcatcccgatgtttatagcattaTCAGCAACAGCCAAATCATGGAatcagcccaaatgtccatcaaccgataaatggataaagatgatacggtgtgtgtgtgtgtgtatacaattgGAGAACTACTCGCAAATTATGAAGGAAGAGTACAGAAGCAAATACACTGTGACCAGGTGACCAGAGTTCTACTCCTCCCACAACTGCTATACCACCAACATCCAACTtgaacctagaaaaaaatggagatttaaGTTTCCTTACTTTCAAAGTGACTATATCTCCCTAGAAACACCTTCCTGCTGAGAAGTGAGCAGTAATTCAGAAGAACTTACTGTATCTTATTACATCTCCTCACTTCACTATTGAAGTGAGGACACTTTTGATGTCAAAAAGTGTCAAAGTTAGACCCAttgttaattaaaatgaaaaatttcaccTGACATTTCTTAGTAATGTCTTACAATGGGTATTATACACACTTAGATTTTACCTCTTTCGATATCATCCATTGGAGATGCTGGGGACAGTTTGTCTTCAGATGGAGAATGTTTCACAAGATTCGGAGTCCTAGCTGAATTCCGCATTTGTTGCTGGTGTTGCTCTATGCGATACTGAATTTTACTACTTCCTTCAAATCTGCAATTAAGAATATAAAAGGTCAAAACAGGGGTGATTGAAATTTAACAACTGCAACTTACAAAGTTACTAAAATTGACCACTTGTTTCCCTAGAGATCCttaaaatgaaatccaaaaattaaaacattaatttagctcattatttaacaaatatgtttttttaaaaaaagattttatttatttattcatgagaaacacagagaggggagagagagaggcagagacacaagcagagggaaaagcagactccacacagggagcccaatgtgggactcgatcccgggtctccaggatcacgtcctgggctgaaggtggtgctaaactgctgagccacccgggctgcccaacaaatatgtatttaacaaatacttattgaatccTATTATATACATGACATATACACAGATCCAATAAGGGATACaaatgtaacaaaaacaaaactactgcTCAAAACTGAAGAGATGAGACATACACAAATTAAATAAACTGAaatgatacatatgtatataacaaatataattccCTAAATTCTAAAATTATCATTTCTGTTAAAGTCAAAtcactttcacatttttctttttttcttaaagattttatttacttatttgagagaccgAGATAGCAAGAGAAAGCACAGTGATgaagggcagggggaaagggagaagtaggctccccgctgagcagggagccccgatatgggctcaatcctgggaccccaggatcatgacctaagtggaaggcagatgcttaactgactgagccacccaggcattcattttcatttttcattcctaaCTTTAAGACATGTTACTAAAGGAGATTCATATACTTTCTTTTGAATACTTTTAAGAGTATAAAATGTAGTTATGCTTGATTTCTGTCTCTTCCATTTCCAGTTACCAAATCCTGTCATTTTTACCTTCACATTGTTATTTTCATCC
It contains:
- the EAF2 gene encoding ELL-associated factor 2 isoform X2, with the translated sequence MRNSARTPNLVKHSPSEDKLSPASPMDDIERELKAEASLMDQMSSCDSSSDSRSSSSSSSEDSSSDSDDEECRSSPSDPGNYVSGHPAMSAMPQGRIPYMDDSQNRSHDHSGLLMNTLRNDLQLSESGSDSDD
- the EAF2 gene encoding ELL-associated factor 2 isoform X1, which encodes MNGAAGPGSRDRRERVLKLGESFEKHPRCAFHTVRYDFKPASIDTSCEGELEVGKGEQVTITLPNIEGSTPPVTVFKGSKKPYLKECILIINHDTGECRLEKLSSNITVKKTRFEGSSKIQYRIEQHQQQMRNSARTPNLVKHSPSEDKLSPASPMDDIERELKAEASLMDQMSSCDSSSDSRSSSSSSSEDSSSDSDDEECRSSPSDPGNYVSGHPAMSAMPQGRIPYMDDSQNRSHDHSGLLMNTLRNDLQLSESGSDSDD